From the genome of Bacteroides sp. MSB163, one region includes:
- a CDS encoding TonB-dependent receptor translates to MRIGIIPGVMGMLCTTLSVHAQESDSVRNVALPEVVIAETYQQLQDKKTALTLEVADRDFLRKHFTGNFMQAMENIPGVQAMDIGSGFSKPMIRGMGFNRVAVLENGIKQEGQQWGADHGLELDAFNVDAVNVMKGPASLLYGSDAMGGVIDIAPVQVPAENMLLGDVTLLGKSVNETIGASLMLGIKRNAWYMRLRYSEQRFGDYSIPADTIVYLTQKMPVYGRRLKNTAGWERNVNFFTQYQKKGYKSNLAVSNVFQKTGFFPGAHGVSDLSRLEDDGDSRNIDLPYSKVNHLKVTTHQQYAWEKFILSGDIGYQNNHREEWSAFHTHYGAQPLPETDPDKELAFNLNTFSFSAKGRWIGSSPWEHRMGWDSQFQRNTISGYSFLLPEYDRFTTGISWLTTYRPDNTLSVSGGVRYDYGRMRVFAHDDPYLATYLQEQGYDEEQVEFYRWNSRRVNRSFGDYSLSLGVVWTPSTRHQLKVNVGRSFRLPGANELASNGVHHGTFRHEQGDAALSSEQGWQMDASYQLKYGRWSVYVSPFVNWFSNYIFLRSTGEWSVLPHTGQIYRYTQTEALFAGAEASVELTILPTLNYRISGEYVYTYNCDERIPLSFSPPATLRNTLTWQRKRYMLYAEWQSIAKQNRVDRNEDRTPGANLFHIAGSLDLPVAGTEVEITLTVRNLFNTRYYNHLSFYRKVEIPEPGRNFQLLIKVPFKKLFK, encoded by the coding sequence ATGCGTATAGGAATTATTCCGGGCGTGATGGGGATGTTGTGTACAACCCTTTCCGTCCATGCGCAGGAATCCGATTCAGTCCGTAATGTAGCTTTGCCTGAAGTCGTGATAGCGGAAACCTATCAACAGCTTCAGGACAAAAAGACTGCACTTACGCTCGAAGTGGCTGACAGGGATTTCTTGCGGAAACATTTCACGGGTAACTTCATGCAGGCTATGGAAAATATCCCCGGCGTGCAGGCTATGGATATCGGTTCGGGATTCTCCAAGCCGATGATTCGTGGCATGGGCTTTAATCGGGTGGCTGTATTGGAGAATGGCATCAAACAGGAAGGGCAGCAGTGGGGTGCAGACCACGGTCTGGAACTGGATGCTTTCAATGTAGATGCCGTGAATGTAATGAAAGGCCCTGCTTCGCTGCTTTACGGCAGTGACGCTATGGGCGGAGTGATTGACATTGCTCCGGTGCAGGTGCCGGCAGAGAATATGTTGCTCGGTGACGTGACGCTGTTGGGTAAGTCTGTGAACGAAACCATAGGCGCTTCACTGATGCTGGGTATCAAAAGAAATGCTTGGTATATGCGGTTGCGTTACTCGGAACAGCGCTTTGGAGATTACAGTATCCCGGCAGATACGATTGTTTATCTGACTCAGAAGATGCCTGTTTACGGTCGACGACTGAAGAACACGGCGGGATGGGAACGTAACGTCAATTTCTTTACTCAATATCAGAAGAAAGGATATAAGTCGAATCTCGCCGTGTCCAATGTTTTTCAGAAGACGGGGTTCTTCCCCGGAGCACATGGAGTGTCTGACTTGTCACGTTTGGAAGACGACGGTGACAGCCGGAACATCGATCTTCCTTACAGTAAGGTAAATCACCTGAAAGTGACCACTCATCAGCAGTATGCCTGGGAGAAGTTTATCCTGTCGGGTGATATCGGTTATCAGAACAATCATCGTGAGGAATGGAGTGCGTTTCATACCCATTACGGAGCACAACCGCTGCCGGAAACTGATCCTGACAAAGAACTGGCCTTTAATCTGAATACTTTCAGCTTTTCGGCAAAAGGACGGTGGATCGGTTCTTCTCCTTGGGAACATCGGATGGGGTGGGACTCCCAATTCCAGCGAAATACGATTTCCGGTTATTCTTTCTTGTTGCCGGAATATGATCGTTTTACTACCGGTATATCCTGGCTTACGACGTATCGTCCGGATAATACATTATCCGTCAGTGGAGGTGTACGGTATGACTATGGTCGCATGCGTGTCTTTGCCCATGATGATCCTTACCTGGCTACTTATTTGCAGGAACAGGGGTATGATGAAGAGCAGGTGGAGTTCTACCGGTGGAACAGTCGTCGGGTAAACAGGAGCTTTGGCGACTATTCTTTATCATTGGGTGTGGTATGGACGCCCTCGACGCGGCATCAGTTGAAGGTAAATGTCGGGCGGAGTTTTCGTCTTCCGGGAGCTAATGAACTGGCTTCGAATGGTGTGCATCACGGCACATTCCGTCATGAACAGGGAGATGCCGCGCTTTCGTCCGAACAGGGTTGGCAGATGGATGCTTCTTATCAGTTGAAGTACGGGAGATGGTCCGTATATGTTTCTCCTTTCGTCAATTGGTTTAGTAATTATATCTTTCTGAGGTCTACGGGGGAATGGTCTGTTTTACCCCATACGGGACAGATTTACCGTTATACGCAGACGGAAGCCTTGTTTGCCGGAGCGGAGGCGAGTGTGGAACTGACTATTTTGCCCACTCTCAACTACCGTATATCCGGTGAGTATGTCTATACCTACAATTGTGATGAACGTATTCCTTTGAGTTTTTCTCCGCCTGCCACGTTGCGCAACACGCTCACCTGGCAAAGGAAGCGGTATATGCTTTATGCCGAATGGCAGAGCATAGCCAAGCAAAATCGTGTGGATCGCAACGAAGACCGCACGCCCGGTGCAAACCTCTTTCATATAGCTGGCTCTCTTGATTTACCCGTTGCCGGAACGGAGGTGGAGATCACTCTGACTGTCCGTAATTTATTCAATACGCGGTATTACAATCATCTCAGTTTTTATCGGAAAGTGGAGATTCCCGAACCGGGGCGAAACTTTCAATTATTAATTAAAGTACCATTTAAAAAATTATTCAAATGA
- a CDS encoding DUF4625 domain-containing protein, whose amino-acid sequence MKTRFYFPMIISLLVISVSLLTACGDSDNPLSDTTKPVIDLKSPAEGGVLAIGSEHGVHFEMDLSDDVMLKSYKIEIHNNFDHHSHDTRTAETTIDFTFNKSYDVSEQRTAHIHHHDIVIPANATPGDYHLMVYCTDAAGNEAHVARNIVLSATGGDDGHHEE is encoded by the coding sequence ATGAAAACAAGATTTTATTTCCCGATGATTATTTCCCTTTTAGTGATAAGTGTCTCATTACTTACTGCTTGCGGAGACAGCGACAATCCGCTTAGTGATACTACAAAACCGGTGATTGACCTTAAATCGCCTGCCGAAGGCGGAGTACTGGCAATAGGCAGTGAACACGGAGTACATTTTGAGATGGACTTATCGGATGATGTCATGTTGAAATCGTACAAGATAGAGATTCACAATAACTTCGACCATCATTCGCATGATACCCGCACTGCTGAGACGACTATTGATTTCACCTTTAATAAGTCTTACGATGTTTCGGAACAAAGGACGGCTCATATCCATCATCATGATATCGTGATACCTGCTAATGCCACTCCGGGAGATTACCACCTGATGGTTTACTGTACGGATGCTGCCGGAAATGAGGCACATGTCGCACGCAATATCGTGTTGAGTGCGACGGGAGGAGATGACGGACATCACGAAGAATAA
- the surE gene encoding 5'/3'-nucleotidase SurE, translating into MENQRPLILVSNDDGVIAKGISELVKFLRPLGEIVVMAPDTPRSGSASALTVTEPIHYQLVRKDVGLTVYKCSGTPVDCIKLALHTVLDRKPDLIVGGINHGDNSAVNVHYSGTMGVVIEGCLKGVPSIGFSLCCHDPNPDFEPSGPYIREIARQVLEKGLPPLTCLNVNFPNVPELKGVKVCEQSKGQWTNEWENFAHRGDTHYYWLTGEFQNTDPDNEKNDHWALDNGYVAITPTKVDVTAYELIDELQSWF; encoded by the coding sequence ATGGAAAATCAGAGACCTTTGATATTGGTTTCCAATGACGATGGTGTCATTGCAAAAGGCATTAGTGAGTTGGTTAAGTTTCTTCGTCCGCTGGGAGAAATAGTTGTGATGGCGCCGGATACGCCGCGTTCGGGTAGCGCAAGTGCGCTGACTGTAACGGAACCCATTCATTATCAGTTGGTTCGTAAGGATGTAGGACTGACAGTTTATAAATGTTCCGGTACTCCGGTAGACTGCATAAAACTTGCTTTACATACGGTGCTCGACCGCAAACCCGATCTGATAGTCGGTGGCATCAATCATGGCGATAACTCGGCCGTGAATGTGCATTATTCCGGTACGATGGGAGTGGTAATTGAAGGCTGCCTGAAAGGTGTGCCTTCCATTGGTTTCTCTCTTTGCTGTCATGATCCGAATCCTGATTTTGAGCCTTCCGGTCCTTATATCCGTGAGATAGCCCGTCAGGTTTTGGAAAAGGGGTTGCCTCCGTTGACTTGTCTCAATGTAAACTTCCCCAATGTGCCGGAACTCAAGGGAGTTAAAGTCTGCGAACAGTCCAAAGGACAGTGGACCAATGAATGGGAGAATTTCGCGCATCGCGGTGATACCCATTACTACTGGCTGACCGGTGAGTTCCAGAATACTGATCCCGATAATGAAAAGAATGATCATTGGGCACTTGATAACGGGTATGTAGCTATTACTCCGACCAAGGTGGATGTTACGGCTTACGAACTTATAGATGAGCTGCAGAGTTGGTTCTAA